A section of the Candidatus Baltobacteraceae bacterium genome encodes:
- the hisS gene encoding histidine--tRNA ligase, whose product MPSYLGAPRGTQDFIPPESSRWIALEARIHALAERFGYGEIRTPTFEATELFVRGVGDTTDIVEKEMYTFVDRGERSMTLRPEWTAPVVRAALEHNLFGQGPLRLYYVGPIFRYERPQKGRYRQSHQFGVECFGFAGAEADLEVISLAWELIRGYGITDATLNVNSIGDDECRPQYRAALLEHFRPNLEGLSEDSRRRLERNPLRLLDSKDPGDEVYVKTAPTFESMLCGACREHFETLKSYLDLAGIPFTINPRIVRGLDYYNRTVFEITSSVLGSQSTVCGGGRYDGLVKSLGGPDVPGVGFALGMERFLMMLEALGSAAERPRRGIQAVALGAQARAALVPIVAELRRVLDVPTFADYQDRKLLAHLKLADRNRARYALIAGSDELASGDLLLRDLENRTDSRLPLGSGKDVAAAIVEAMR is encoded by the coding sequence ATGCCCTCGTACCTCGGCGCGCCTAGAGGCACGCAAGACTTCATTCCACCCGAATCCAGCCGCTGGATCGCGCTCGAAGCGCGCATTCACGCGCTCGCGGAGCGTTTCGGTTACGGCGAGATCCGGACGCCGACGTTCGAAGCCACCGAGCTTTTCGTGCGCGGCGTCGGCGACACGACCGACATCGTCGAAAAGGAAATGTACACGTTCGTCGATCGCGGCGAACGCAGCATGACCTTGCGTCCGGAATGGACGGCGCCCGTCGTTCGCGCCGCGCTCGAACACAATCTCTTCGGGCAAGGGCCGCTGCGGCTGTATTACGTCGGACCGATCTTTCGCTACGAGCGCCCTCAGAAAGGGCGCTACCGGCAATCGCACCAGTTCGGCGTCGAGTGTTTTGGATTTGCCGGTGCCGAAGCCGATCTCGAAGTGATCTCGCTCGCATGGGAGCTGATCCGCGGGTACGGCATCACCGATGCGACGCTCAACGTGAACTCCATCGGCGACGACGAGTGCCGGCCGCAGTATCGCGCGGCACTGCTCGAGCACTTCCGTCCGAATCTCGAAGGCTTGAGCGAAGACTCGCGGCGCCGGTTGGAACGCAATCCCTTGCGTCTGCTCGACAGCAAAGATCCCGGCGACGAAGTCTACGTGAAAACGGCACCGACGTTCGAATCGATGCTGTGCGGCGCGTGCCGCGAACATTTCGAGACGCTCAAGTCGTATCTCGATCTCGCGGGTATTCCGTTTACCATCAATCCGCGCATCGTTCGCGGTCTGGATTATTACAATCGAACCGTTTTCGAGATCACGTCGTCGGTTCTGGGTTCGCAGAGCACGGTCTGCGGCGGCGGCCGCTACGACGGTTTGGTCAAGTCGCTCGGCGGTCCCGACGTTCCCGGAGTCGGATTCGCGCTGGGCATGGAGCGGTTTCTGATGATGCTCGAAGCGCTCGGCAGTGCCGCCGAACGTCCGCGGCGCGGCATTCAAGCCGTGGCGCTCGGTGCGCAGGCCCGAGCGGCGCTCGTACCGATCGTGGCCGAGCTGCGGCGCGTTCTCGACGTGCCGACCTTTGCGGATTATCAAGATCGCAAACTGCTAGCGCACTTGAAGCTCGCCGACCGCAACCGGGCGCGCTACGCGCTCATCGCCGGCAGCGACGAACTCGCCTCCGGCGACCTGCTGCTGCGGGACCTGG